Proteins co-encoded in one Candidatus Angelobacter sp. genomic window:
- a CDS encoding prepilin-type N-terminal cleavage/methylation domain-containing protein: protein MKHFATTRVERPSANRGFTLIELLVVIAIIAILAALLLPALAKAKTKAQGIMCLSNNKQLLLAWHLYAGDYNDACANNFTIPDTESAITTKKFNNWVNNVMTWSTAGIDAQSTTNVEWVKNGILSRYTAAALGVYKCPADVYVSPAQRKAGFPSRLRSNSMNALFGRSDNLPTSASGRAWFDSNYRQFLLTSQVPQPSFTWLTVDEHPDSINDAFFIVGINNTMWGDLPASYHNAACGFSFADGHAEIHKWLSGTSVYPVKYSFSVRPFDAAGRVDFQWYKDRTGYTLFR from the coding sequence ATGAAACACTTTGCCACAACCCGTGTTGAGCGACCCTCCGCGAACAGAGGTTTTACGCTCATCGAACTTCTCGTCGTGATCGCCATCATCGCCATCCTGGCGGCGTTGCTGCTGCCAGCCCTGGCCAAGGCCAAGACCAAGGCACAAGGCATCATGTGCCTGAGCAATAACAAGCAACTGCTACTCGCGTGGCATTTGTATGCCGGCGACTACAATGATGCCTGCGCAAATAATTTCACGATTCCGGACACCGAATCGGCTATCACGACCAAGAAGTTTAACAACTGGGTGAATAACGTGATGACGTGGTCCACTGCTGGCATTGATGCGCAAAGCACGACGAATGTTGAATGGGTTAAGAATGGCATACTCTCCCGTTACACGGCGGCGGCGCTGGGTGTTTACAAGTGCCCGGCGGATGTTTACGTGAGTCCCGCCCAACGCAAGGCGGGCTTCCCCAGCCGTCTGCGAAGCAACTCCATGAACGCGCTTTTTGGACGCTCGGATAATCTCCCGACGTCTGCGAGTGGTCGGGCTTGGTTTGACTCCAATTATCGTCAGTTTCTGCTCACGTCCCAAGTTCCGCAACCGTCATTCACATGGCTCACGGTTGATGAACACCCGGATTCGATCAATGATGCGTTTTTTATTGTGGGAATTAATAATACGATGTGGGGCGATCTTCCCGCTTCTTATCATAACGCGGCATGTGGGTTCTCTTTTGCGGATGGACATGCCGAGATACATAAATGGTTGAGTGGTACGTCCGTGTATCCTGTGAAGTACAGTTTTTCGGTAAGGCCGTTCGATGCCGCCGGAAGGGTGGATTTCCAGTGGTACAAGGACCGGACTGGATACACTCTGTTTCGTTGA